From the Leptospira biflexa serovar Patoc strain 'Patoc 1 (Paris)' genome, one window contains:
- a CDS encoding adenylate/guanylate cyclase domain-containing protein, producing MQYISKLYILLFFMGWITIESQTNVVEDSIPQLNNDNIISPKAIKGVLDLKEWDFAKQGSIELSGEWEFFWKEIRDPQNMKDIKIATASETREELSDKKYFNVPNAWNGSIVNNESIGSDGFATFRLKVLLPESSKPLGFHIYDGQGSAYTMYMNDKLVAKNGSPSSEQNLEKAIYIPQYGVIENYETNSILVTMIVSNHIHQKGGFQTPVTLDIAEKIIAKKNMNTFLQIFLFGVLLIIALYHFSLFIYRKKDKSALWFGLLCLVMVLRLVCTGERLFMQMFPDLPFSLLLRMEYFGFYALVPPFFLFLNSLFPLEFTTIVRKTFIILPSVFIAIVLLTPIKVFTSTLFVFHLIVIFAMVYITFVLLKAVRLKRKGAKLILLGFFAYFFAGLNDLIFHNFLIGFGLILPFGLFFFIFAQAGALAHRIGDAFNTSEELSSELEEKVNIRTKDLESKKQEILELNHFTHEINSQVDLDSILEELSSLLFNKYGILGSWLLLPNESKEFLSVSRFRFFASVDDHVKEYLNHKIIPIKEEGGFIYKVYKRGKTFYLNKIPKFKYQIDKEIAENVGFDSFLLVPLMRNSQCIGLLSFTNFKDSMNLDKDDITKISNICSQISGAIDNNHLIALVQKEKEIANNAKLESEKQKKITEQLNLLIKSLNEDLNLNTIMKKVSEYIRSNYNIEYHGLSTLDHLGENLIYAHSLMPDFVSHKEREVIEKLKIPLKESLGTHAIAFKYNRPIFAQRIKQSALSPEEEIIHKILKFESILVIPLILQNKPIGYINLYNVGKIFINKEQITYLSILGEQLAGIVYSSKLYKEVEKEKSKSDKLLLNILPSSVANELKETNQVKPQYFESVSVLFTDFVGFTKISENLSPEELVQELDGCFSQFDEISNHFNLEKLKTIGDAYMCAGGLPISNRSHPIDVCLAALEFRSFMLQMSEIKKALGLPFWELRIGIHSGPVTAGVIGNNKFTYDIWGDTVNTASRMESSGKPGKINISGETYNKIKDFFDCEYRGKIEAKGKGEVDMYFLLKIKKEFSLDEDGLVPNQDLLNHSKDLVGING from the coding sequence TTGCAATACATCTCTAAACTTTATATATTACTTTTTTTTATGGGTTGGATAACGATAGAATCGCAAACGAATGTCGTTGAAGATTCGATTCCGCAACTTAACAATGATAATATTATATCTCCCAAAGCCATAAAAGGAGTTTTAGATCTGAAAGAATGGGATTTTGCAAAACAGGGAAGTATCGAGCTGAGTGGGGAATGGGAATTTTTTTGGAAAGAAATACGTGACCCACAGAATATGAAAGACATCAAGATAGCTACAGCAAGTGAAACGAGGGAAGAACTCTCAGATAAAAAATATTTTAATGTACCAAACGCTTGGAACGGATCAATCGTAAACAACGAATCCATAGGATCAGATGGATTTGCGACTTTTCGTTTGAAAGTTTTACTTCCAGAATCTTCTAAACCTTTGGGTTTTCATATTTATGATGGCCAAGGTTCCGCCTATACGATGTACATGAATGATAAGTTAGTTGCAAAAAATGGCTCTCCTTCCTCAGAACAAAATTTAGAAAAAGCAATCTATATACCCCAATACGGAGTCATAGAAAATTACGAAACAAATTCAATTCTTGTCACAATGATTGTTTCTAATCATATCCATCAAAAAGGGGGATTCCAAACACCTGTTACCCTAGATATCGCAGAAAAAATCATTGCAAAAAAAAATATGAATACATTTCTTCAAATATTTTTGTTTGGTGTACTTCTAATTATTGCTCTGTATCATTTTTCTCTGTTTATCTATAGGAAAAAGGATAAATCCGCTCTTTGGTTTGGACTACTTTGTCTAGTGATGGTTTTGCGACTTGTATGCACGGGTGAAAGGTTGTTTATGCAAATGTTTCCAGACCTTCCTTTTTCTTTGTTACTAAGAATGGAGTATTTTGGATTTTATGCACTTGTGCCTCCGTTTTTTCTGTTTTTAAATTCACTTTTCCCTTTAGAATTCACAACGATAGTTCGAAAAACATTTATCATTTTACCAAGTGTTTTTATAGCAATAGTTCTATTAACACCGATTAAAGTATTTACTTCAACTTTATTTGTTTTTCATTTAATTGTTATATTTGCGATGGTTTATATCACCTTCGTTTTGTTGAAAGCTGTTCGTTTAAAACGTAAAGGAGCGAAACTAATTTTACTTGGATTTTTTGCTTATTTTTTTGCGGGATTGAACGACTTAATTTTCCATAATTTTTTAATTGGATTTGGCTTAATTCTACCTTTTGGTTTGTTCTTTTTTATTTTTGCCCAAGCGGGTGCCCTCGCTCATAGAATAGGAGATGCATTCAATACGAGCGAAGAATTATCAAGTGAACTAGAAGAGAAAGTTAACATCCGAACCAAGGATCTGGAATCCAAAAAACAAGAAATTCTAGAACTCAACCATTTTACTCATGAAATAAATTCACAGGTAGATTTAGACTCGATTCTGGAAGAACTCAGTTCTCTTCTATTTAATAAATATGGAATATTAGGATCTTGGCTTTTGTTACCAAACGAAAGCAAGGAATTTCTTTCAGTGAGTAGGTTTAGATTTTTTGCTAGTGTGGATGATCATGTTAAAGAATATTTGAACCATAAAATCATTCCTATAAAAGAAGAAGGAGGTTTTATTTACAAAGTATATAAAAGGGGAAAAACTTTCTATTTAAATAAAATACCAAAATTTAAATATCAAATCGATAAAGAAATTGCAGAAAATGTTGGGTTTGATTCTTTTTTACTCGTTCCTTTGATGAGGAATAGCCAATGTATTGGATTGCTAAGTTTTACGAATTTTAAGGATTCCATGAACCTTGATAAGGATGATATAACCAAAATATCAAATATCTGTTCACAAATTTCTGGAGCGATTGATAATAATCATCTAATCGCATTGGTTCAAAAGGAAAAAGAAATAGCCAACAATGCTAAATTAGAATCTGAAAAGCAAAAAAAAATCACCGAACAACTAAATCTGCTTATTAAAAGTTTAAATGAAGATTTAAATTTAAATACGATTATGAAAAAAGTTTCCGAATATATTAGATCCAATTATAATATCGAATATCATGGGCTATCGACATTAGATCATCTAGGAGAGAATCTTATTTATGCCCATTCCCTTATGCCAGATTTTGTCTCCCATAAAGAAAGAGAAGTTATAGAAAAACTAAAAATCCCATTAAAAGAGAGTCTAGGAACTCATGCAATAGCCTTTAAATACAATAGACCGATCTTTGCACAAAGGATAAAACAATCAGCTTTATCGCCAGAGGAAGAGATTATACATAAAATTTTAAAGTTTGAGTCTATACTCGTTATCCCATTGATTCTTCAGAATAAGCCGATTGGTTATATTAATCTTTACAATGTTGGCAAAATTTTTATAAACAAAGAGCAGATAACATACTTATCAATATTAGGTGAACAGTTGGCTGGAATTGTTTATAGTTCCAAACTTTACAAGGAAGTGGAAAAAGAAAAATCTAAATCGGATAAATTGCTCCTCAACATTCTTCCGTCTTCTGTTGCAAACGAGTTGAAAGAAACCAATCAGGTTAAGCCTCAGTATTTCGAATCTGTCTCAGTACTTTTTACAGATTTTGTGGGATTTACAAAAATTTCAGAAAATCTATCTCCGGAAGAGTTAGTTCAGGAATTAGATGGTTGTTTCAGTCAGTTCGATGAAATTTCCAATCATTTCAATTTGGAAAAATTAAAAACGATTGGTGATGCTTATATGTGTGCGGGAGGTCTTCCCATTTCCAATCGCTCTCATCCAATTGATGTCTGTTTGGCGGCATTAGAATTTCGATCCTTTATGCTCCAGATGAGTGAGATAAAAAAAGCTTTGGGTCTTCCATTCTGGGAATTGCGAATTGGGATTCATTCAGGACCTGTGACAGCAGGTGTTATCGGTAATAATAAATTTACTTACGATATTTGGGGAGATACAGTCAACACAGCAAGCCGTATGGAATCTTCGGGCAAACCTGGAAAAATAAATATATCTGGCGAAACCTATAACAAGATCAAAGATTTTTTTGATTGCGAATACCGGGGAAAGATCGAGGCTAAAGGTAAGGGCGAAGTGGATATGTATTTTCTTTTAAAGATCAAAAAAGAATTTTCCCTAGACGAAGATGGATTGGTTCCAAACCAAGACTTGCTCAACCACTCAAAAGACCTAGTTGGAATCAATGGATAG
- a CDS encoding response regulator transcription factor: protein MDRKKSITVGILENDEFFLNEVKERLKSIPEIDSVLTWESAENFFKDPAIESLDILFLDIMLSGMTGIDVVGKMNESGSKIKVIMLTNMSSDEMIFNSIKNGALGYILKSDIGRIREIIEVVKGGGATITPTIALRVFSSFRKVKTNEEESLTDRETQILQLLVKGKKISSIAELLLLSEHTVHGYVKSIYKKLMVHNRVELTLKAQKLSLL from the coding sequence ATGGATAGAAAAAAATCCATCACTGTTGGTATTTTAGAAAATGATGAATTTTTTTTAAATGAAGTCAAAGAACGACTCAAATCTATACCGGAAATTGATTCTGTATTAACCTGGGAATCTGCAGAAAATTTTTTTAAAGATCCGGCTATCGAATCTTTAGATATCTTATTTTTAGACATTATGCTTTCTGGAATGACTGGAATCGATGTGGTTGGAAAAATGAATGAGTCTGGATCCAAGATCAAAGTAATTATGCTTACCAATATGAGTTCTGATGAAATGATTTTTAATTCTATTAAAAATGGGGCACTTGGATATATTTTGAAATCTGATATCGGAAGGATTCGGGAAATTATCGAAGTTGTAAAAGGTGGTGGGGCAACCATTACACCAACGATTGCCCTTCGGGTGTTTTCAAGTTTTCGCAAGGTAAAAACAAACGAGGAAGAATCCTTGACTGATCGCGAAACTCAAATTTTGCAATTACTAGTAAAAGGAAAAAAGATATCTTCTATAGCCGAATTACTTTTGTTAAGCGAACATACTGTCCACGGGTATGTAAAATCAATCTATAAAAAACTTATGGTACACAACCGAGTAGAGCTCACACTCAAAGCACAAAAGCTTTCCCTTCTATGA
- a CDS encoding 7TM-DISM domain-containing protein, with protein MKGNVWAFLLGVCLFLSFCKESTTLKSDQIPIQNQAYIDLSKIPNFEIHSVEGYWEFYWMSLLGPTFSSPKSDFSDEVRIPTNFRYPEKNPDLIVNQFRPWTKFNTGKNQFSPYGYATYRTIIKVPEKNMYLSIFYPHLFSSSRIWINGTEMAHVGFVSEDLDKIKSSRKDTRFSFYSNSEFIEIVLQIANVSSVQGGPRGKFLIGTNEGINKHYIKNVIFDAVIFGLIFGSMIYHFFIYLLNRDNKPFIFFSFVCFTFLLRLPFHNTKLYEFFISEIDWDTQRLFLHFVNVISLLSVMYFLNSLFPKRISPYLFLFFWLGAIVSTLIALISPKLLAIANIYYAVIYLPIFIIQATYFVFFKLPERRSFFLMAISLLGLGSFCLFAIILNLFGIEGGIFLIIGFLLFVLFQALALSRFFTIALENRSKLKLELLQEKQKALSQQREELQLLMHDSLGSELTDVHVYLENHLELKEQQLPKNFINGIYNRTSQMIRSLRNHLLFIEDLNLTYTNLFVGLNITILRRYSDVGREVEFNIPEFLLGNIFQEKINSIQGDLPINLFYLFNEICTNDLKYGINESNWTISYLESTISISQTNQSKINHTNLNILPKAAKLRVNKLNGKISAFIQDGFFHLNIELPFPFVEKFQT; from the coding sequence ATGAAAGGGAATGTATGGGCCTTTCTACTCGGAGTTTGTTTATTTCTCAGTTTTTGTAAAGAAAGCACTACATTAAAGTCGGATCAAATTCCAATTCAAAATCAAGCCTACATTGACTTATCTAAAATACCGAATTTTGAAATTCATTCTGTGGAAGGATATTGGGAATTTTATTGGATGTCACTCCTTGGACCAACATTCTCCTCACCTAAAAGCGATTTTTCAGATGAGGTGAGAATACCAACAAACTTTCGTTATCCAGAGAAAAATCCAGATTTGATTGTGAATCAGTTTCGCCCTTGGACAAAATTCAACACTGGAAAAAATCAATTTTCTCCTTATGGATATGCTACCTACAGAACAATCATAAAAGTTCCCGAGAAGAATATGTATCTTTCCATTTTTTATCCTCACCTATTTAGTTCGTCGAGGATTTGGATCAACGGAACTGAGATGGCCCACGTAGGATTTGTATCCGAAGATTTAGACAAAATAAAGTCTTCTCGGAAAGATACAAGGTTTAGTTTTTATTCTAATTCAGAATTTATTGAAATTGTTTTGCAAATTGCAAATGTCAGTTCCGTCCAAGGGGGACCACGCGGAAAGTTCCTCATTGGAACAAATGAAGGAATCAACAAACACTATATCAAAAATGTAATTTTTGACGCTGTCATCTTTGGATTGATATTTGGATCCATGATTTATCACTTTTTTATCTATTTACTAAACAGAGACAATAAACCATTTATTTTCTTTTCTTTTGTATGTTTTACTTTTTTGCTTCGGTTGCCTTTTCACAACACTAAACTTTATGAATTTTTTATTTCGGAGATTGATTGGGATACACAAAGACTTTTCCTTCATTTCGTGAATGTAATATCTTTACTTTCCGTCATGTATTTTCTTAACAGTCTCTTCCCAAAACGAATCAGTCCCTATCTTTTTTTATTTTTTTGGTTAGGTGCGATTGTTTCAACATTAATCGCATTGATAAGTCCAAAATTATTAGCTATCGCAAATATCTATTATGCGGTAATTTATTTACCCATCTTTATCATACAAGCTACGTACTTTGTGTTTTTTAAACTGCCGGAGAGAAGATCCTTTTTTCTTATGGCGATCAGCTTGCTTGGTCTTGGATCTTTTTGTCTGTTCGCAATTATCTTAAATTTGTTTGGAATTGAAGGTGGAATTTTTCTCATTATTGGTTTTCTATTGTTTGTTCTTTTTCAAGCACTTGCACTGAGCCGATTTTTTACTATTGCCTTGGAAAATCGTTCTAAACTTAAATTAGAATTATTGCAGGAAAAACAAAAGGCTCTTTCACAACAAAGAGAAGAATTGCAGCTCCTAATGCATGATAGTTTAGGTAGTGAATTGACAGACGTTCATGTATATTTAGAAAATCATTTGGAACTAAAAGAACAACAGTTGCCAAAAAATTTTATCAATGGTATCTACAATCGAACCAGTCAAATGATTCGTTCCCTACGAAATCATTTACTTTTTATTGAAGATCTGAATTTGACATATACGAATCTTTTTGTGGGATTAAATATAACAATACTGAGGCGATATTCGGACGTTGGACGTGAAGTAGAGTTTAACATTCCTGAGTTTTTGCTTGGTAATATTTTTCAGGAAAAAATTAATTCGATCCAAGGGGATTTACCGATAAATTTGTTTTATCTTTTCAATGAAATCTGCACCAATGATTTAAAATATGGAATCAATGAATCGAATTGGACGATTTCATATTTGGAATCTACAATTTCAATCTCACAAACGAATCAATCAAAAATAAATCATACCAACTTAAATATTCTACCAAAGGCAGCCAAGTTAAGGGTCAATAAGCTCAATGGTAAAATCAGTGCTTTCATCCAAGATGGTTTTTTTCATTTGAATATTGAGTTACCCTTTCCGTTTGTTGAGAAGTTTCAAACCTAA
- a CDS encoding AAA family ATPase, whose protein sequence is MSIKNFKSIKEKTIKLSRLNVLTGLNGMGKSSFIQIILSLNASSRLSEGELSLVNQFVDIGKGRDALYQFASEETINIGVKFVNGGSFNWLFDYDSESQVLHSNFRISSTELSTYSLFNDNLKYLNAERISPRSIYKTSFGVVNNLKQLGNSGEYATHFLHTFGNKKLTPALLLHPKGKSEILIHQVEAWLSEISPGVKLNTTEIPGTENILLDYQFETKDGFTSRFKPQNVGFGLSYTLPVITMLLSSKPEDILIIENPESHVHPRGQAELGKLLALCSANGTQLIIETHSDHIINGIRVSVKEKKVNHRDVNVLFFNRIDYESEQYSEITNIKVDNEGNLSNYPKNFLDEWNNQLLKLI, encoded by the coding sequence TTGAGCATTAAAAATTTCAAATCAATTAAAGAAAAAACAATAAAGCTCAGTCGTCTCAATGTGTTAACGGGTTTAAATGGAATGGGTAAATCCTCCTTTATACAAATTATTTTATCTTTGAATGCTAGTAGTAGATTAAGTGAAGGAGAATTATCTTTAGTTAATCAATTTGTAGATATAGGAAAGGGTAGAGACGCACTTTATCAATTCGCTAGCGAGGAAACTATCAATATTGGAGTGAAATTTGTGAATGGTGGAAGTTTCAATTGGCTATTTGATTACGATTCTGAAAGTCAAGTGTTACATTCAAATTTTAGAATTTCTAGTACAGAACTTTCGACATATTCATTATTTAATGACAATCTCAAATATTTAAATGCAGAAAGGATTAGTCCTCGAAGTATTTATAAAACTTCCTTTGGAGTTGTCAACAACTTGAAGCAACTTGGAAATTCTGGTGAATACGCTACACATTTTCTGCATACATTTGGAAATAAAAAATTGACTCCTGCCTTGCTTTTGCATCCAAAAGGGAAGTCTGAAATTCTTATACATCAAGTAGAAGCTTGGCTATCTGAAATTAGTCCTGGCGTTAAACTTAACACGACTGAAATTCCAGGAACGGAAAATATACTTCTAGATTATCAATTCGAGACTAAGGATGGTTTTACTTCTAGGTTTAAACCACAAAATGTTGGATTTGGGTTAAGTTATACTCTGCCCGTAATCACAATGCTCTTATCATCCAAACCGGAAGATATTCTCATAATCGAAAATCCCGAATCTCATGTCCATCCTCGTGGGCAAGCAGAATTAGGAAAACTCCTTGCACTATGTTCTGCGAATGGCACTCAATTAATTATAGAGACACATAGTGATCATATAATCAACGGTATCAGGGTGTCCGTTAAAGAAAAAAAGGTTAATCATAGGGATGTTAATGTCCTGTTTTTTAATAGAATAGATTATGAGTCAGAACAATATTCTGAAATAACAAATATTAAAGTTGATAATGAAGGAAATTTGAGTAATTATCCTAAGAATTTTTTAGATGAGTGGAATAACCAGCTACTAAAGTTGATTTGA
- a CDS encoding DUF262 domain-containing protein, which yields MANKKKDSANEEVISDIEDEDMSSGALLKHPFDPKNIDIITKQPSIDILIKRLSANPSEIDLFPDFQRKDNLWDNIKQSRLIESILISFPLPAFYFDGSDDNKWVVIDGLQRLSTLRNFAISKTLKLTGLEFLTKLNGKTFDQLNRTLQRKIEETQVVAYITNPGTPPEVMYNIFKRINTGGLILEPQEIRHALNQGVPAKFIEELANSNSFKTATLNSIPTKRMMDRELISRFVSFYIHGYENYRPDLDSFMNSGLSKLKKLTESEILQITLDFEKAMNASNRIFGDWAFRKASHYPERRSKVNKPLFEVWSVLLSKLDSVELLKLENSKEKLMEIFSNLCKSDMQFVASITNATGDETRVKRRFDKIKSLISEILRNDN from the coding sequence ATGGCTAATAAGAAAAAAGATTCAGCAAATGAAGAAGTTATTTCTGATATAGAAGATGAAGATATGTCTTCCGGTGCATTGTTAAAGCACCCATTCGATCCTAAAAACATTGATATTATCACCAAACAGCCATCAATTGATATTCTGATCAAAAGACTGTCCGCAAATCCAAGTGAAATAGACTTATTTCCAGATTTTCAAAGAAAGGATAATCTCTGGGATAATATTAAGCAAAGTAGGTTGATTGAATCAATCTTGATTAGTTTTCCGTTGCCTGCATTCTATTTTGATGGTTCTGATGATAACAAATGGGTTGTAATTGATGGATTACAGAGGTTGAGTACACTTAGAAATTTTGCGATTTCTAAGACTTTGAAACTAACAGGTTTAGAATTCTTAACAAAGTTAAATGGAAAAACATTCGACCAATTAAATCGAACTCTTCAAAGGAAAATCGAAGAGACACAAGTAGTGGCCTATATAACTAACCCTGGAACTCCTCCGGAAGTGATGTATAATATTTTTAAACGAATTAACACTGGTGGTCTGATTTTGGAACCGCAGGAGATCCGTCATGCTCTAAATCAAGGAGTTCCCGCAAAATTTATAGAGGAATTGGCAAATTCAAATTCATTTAAGACTGCAACTTTAAATTCCATTCCGACAAAAAGGATGATGGATCGGGAGCTAATCTCAAGATTTGTTTCCTTTTACATTCACGGATATGAAAATTACCGGCCTGATTTAGATAGTTTTATGAATTCTGGGTTATCAAAACTTAAAAAATTAACTGAGAGTGAAATATTACAGATTACTTTAGATTTCGAAAAAGCGATGAATGCTTCAAATCGAATATTTGGCGATTGGGCATTTCGAAAAGCAAGTCATTATCCTGAAAGACGATCGAAGGTAAATAAACCTCTTTTTGAAGTCTGGAGTGTTTTACTTTCAAAATTGGATTCTGTCGAATTGTTAAAGCTTGAAAATTCGAAAGAAAAGTTAATGGAAATTTTTTCTAATTTATGTAAATCTGATATGCAATTTGTAGCAAGTATTACAAATGCAACGGGCGATGAAACTCGTGTTAAGCGTCGATTCGATAAAATTAAATCATTAATAAGTGAGATTCTAAGAAATGATAACTGA
- a CDS encoding LA_0442/LA_0875 N-terminal domain-containing protein, whose amino-acid sequence MKKFLLIAIISICTFPLFAINTVILKNGKTIKGKVTNQNEKGLTVQTNEGNQTITKSQILKVIYKDVSDQEAEKIRIAEEKKLKEKEEKEKAKLEKERLIAEAKEQKRLEEETKLAEKKRLEEEKSIETQAEKEAKAEAEWLATRQLGPSPASTKCGGRLALIWRSAVLPGWGQYCGGQTTSAGTFGVLFFGSLFYTLGPLRTEEKNAKAHYDSMVLLNQIAGPSTRFNAQNISLPIEFVGGFIETSIAEDLIVKSKNNAKESNVKFLAGLGTVGIIYITNVVHAYIIGKDRYPERPVVQSGGKQFKEGWDFESSWDRPTTVTSYRPQMNSIYAEVRYSFLF is encoded by the coding sequence ATGAAAAAATTCCTTTTGATTGCCATTATTTCCATCTGTACATTCCCTTTATTTGCAATCAACACAGTCATTTTAAAAAACGGGAAAACGATTAAAGGAAAAGTAACAAACCAAAACGAAAAAGGTCTTACTGTTCAAACAAACGAAGGGAACCAGACCATAACCAAATCACAAATCCTAAAAGTAATTTATAAAGATGTCAGTGACCAAGAAGCAGAAAAGATTAGAATCGCAGAAGAAAAAAAACTAAAAGAGAAAGAAGAGAAAGAAAAAGCCAAACTTGAAAAAGAAAGACTAATCGCAGAAGCCAAAGAACAAAAACGTCTTGAAGAAGAAACAAAACTTGCTGAGAAAAAAAGATTAGAAGAAGAGAAATCAATAGAGACCCAAGCAGAAAAAGAAGCAAAAGCAGAGGCTGAATGGTTAGCGACTCGACAACTCGGACCATCACCTGCCTCAACCAAATGTGGAGGTCGTTTAGCATTAATTTGGCGATCAGCTGTTTTACCTGGCTGGGGGCAATACTGCGGTGGACAAACGACTTCCGCAGGAACCTTTGGTGTTTTATTTTTTGGCTCACTCTTTTATACTTTGGGCCCGCTTCGCACAGAAGAGAAAAATGCAAAAGCACATTACGATTCGATGGTTTTGTTGAACCAAATTGCAGGACCAAGTACCAGATTCAACGCACAGAACATAAGTTTGCCGATTGAGTTCGTTGGAGGTTTCATTGAAACTTCCATAGCAGAAGATCTCATCGTCAAAAGTAAAAATAATGCTAAAGAATCGAATGTGAAGTTTTTAGCAGGTCTCGGAACTGTAGGAATTATTTATATCACCAATGTTGTTCATGCCTACATAATCGGTAAGGATCGTTATCCAGAAAGACCTGTTGTCCAATCCGGTGGAAAACAATTCAAAGAAGGTTGGGATTTCGAATCCAGTTGGGACAGACCAACGACTGTGACTTCCTATCGACCTCAGATGAATTCCATTTATGCTGAAGTTCGTTATTCATTTCTATTTTAA
- a CDS encoding alpha/beta hydrolase, translating into MKKPLSLFLLIITLILLVASIYFSAFILTPTLLSQVDEGKDKNHISFQDYSLPEPETIRFQNGTLRLRGWYFKHSKKQNCGMILLHGFSESKMQMLSYAPSFWKRGCSLFMYDARAHGESDGKYSTFGYHEKMDLERAVEYFSEIDNTPEDRIGIFGVNLGAATALQFADGQFDYGFIIADTSFKDMRSYVEQSYSIAYSRMIRFITPLSLSIAELRGDLLVNDVSPLNTAKFITKPVLLLHDKNEKTIDPSGSELIFQNLKTKFKKIFYYEDSFVLKDEKKILTEEYDGHIEIFLKEYRLASK; encoded by the coding sequence ATGAAAAAACCTCTCAGTTTATTCCTTCTTATCATCACCTTGATCCTGCTAGTTGCTTCCATTTATTTTTCTGCATTTATTTTGACTCCGACTCTTCTTAGTCAAGTAGACGAAGGCAAAGACAAAAATCATATATCGTTCCAGGATTATAGTTTACCTGAGCCTGAAACAATTCGTTTCCAAAATGGAACCTTACGACTCAGGGGTTGGTATTTTAAACATTCTAAAAAACAAAATTGTGGTATGATTCTACTCCACGGATTTTCAGAATCAAAAATGCAAATGTTATCTTACGCACCTAGTTTTTGGAAACGTGGTTGCAGTCTTTTTATGTATGATGCCCGTGCTCATGGGGAGAGTGATGGAAAATATTCTACTTTTGGATACCATGAAAAAATGGATTTGGAAAGAGCAGTGGAATACTTCTCTGAAATTGACAATACACCAGAAGATCGGATCGGAATCTTTGGAGTGAACTTAGGTGCCGCCACAGCGTTACAATTTGCGGATGGCCAATTCGATTACGGATTTATCATTGCCGATACTTCTTTCAAAGACATGCGTTCTTATGTCGAACAATCTTATTCGATTGCCTATTCTCGGATGATTCGATTCATAACGCCTCTCAGTTTATCAATTGCTGAATTACGGGGGGACTTACTTGTGAATGACGTATCACCACTCAATACAGCAAAATTCATCACGAAACCAGTTTTGTTACTGCATGACAAAAATGAGAAAACAATAGATCCAAGTGGATCCGAACTTATTTTTCAAAATCTAAAAACAAAATTCAAAAAGATTTTCTATTATGAAGACTCTTTTGTTTTAAAAGACGAAAAAAAAATCTTAACTGAGGAATATGATGGCCACATAGAGATTTTTTTAAAGGAATACCGCCTCGCTAGCAAGTGA
- a CDS encoding CsgG/HfaB family protein, with amino-acid sequence MKHYLAFFSLILAVISGNCRTMDAAIQYPESGKSNLGITKVAVLVFDIEEAKWGDEFTDAVSLQIAKSLPFKVIEREQLSKVVNEQSFSKTGIIDTQTAVRLGKVLGVDALVFGRGSALKKFDEKGKLIPNLVDTVSLKIVHIESGHVIVNARKKPGADWTMARLLQYSLGLGLIWSREDILIATSQYDFVAESLVDRIVSELKK; translated from the coding sequence ATGAAACATTATTTAGCGTTTTTCTCTCTCATATTAGCCGTAATTTCCGGCAACTGTCGAACAATGGATGCTGCCATCCAATACCCAGAATCTGGAAAATCCAACTTAGGAATCACGAAAGTAGCAGTACTTGTTTTCGATATAGAAGAGGCCAAATGGGGAGATGAATTCACCGACGCGGTCTCTCTACAAATTGCAAAATCACTACCATTTAAGGTCATCGAAAGGGAACAACTTTCCAAAGTTGTCAATGAACAAAGTTTTTCGAAAACAGGGATCATTGACACACAAACAGCAGTTAGACTAGGGAAAGTATTGGGAGTGGATGCTTTGGTTTTTGGCCGAGGATCTGCTCTAAAGAAATTCGATGAAAAGGGCAAATTAATCCCCAATTTAGTTGATACGGTTTCTCTCAAGATTGTACACATCGAATCTGGCCATGTCATTGTCAATGCGAGGAAAAAACCTGGTGCCGATTGGACAATGGCACGCCTCCTTCAATATAGCCTTGGCCTTGGTTTGATTTGGAGTCGCGAAGATATTTTGATTGCGACAAGTCAATATGACTTTGTGGCAGAAAGTTTAGTCGATCGGATTGTGAGTGAATTAAAAAAATAA